ATGGTCTAACTAACATAGCTGTAGTATTACAAATGAGGACCGTTAATGACGACCAGACAGTAAGTACCATCGAATCTCTTTTCATAATTGATACCAAGTTCTCTCAACTGATTCTTATACTTGTTCTCTTTCAAGTCTCTTTGCCAAATTTTGATATCATATCTTTCTTCCAGATAGCCATTTTCATTGTCATGGCTCAAATATGGTTCTTAAAAGACATCATATTGCTCGCATGTTTGAGCATTGCTTGTGAAAGATTGTATGTGACAGCAAAGGAACTTCAGAGTACGCTGGTCGTGCTCATACAGAGACCAGGATGCTCAGGTAACAAACAACGTAGCAGAGTATATTTGGGTCCCCAATGATGCAGTTTATTCAAAAGATTATATAGAAAATCCAAAAGATTGTCCCAATTATTTCTGTTTCCTTCCAGAAGCCCGAAGAAGAGTGTGCAAGAATATAAAGCGCTTCCAAAAAGCAGGCTTCAGCAAGTTGAGCGCGTGCGGCGTGTTCATGATCGACGCCacgctgccgctgcggctgttCAGCTTCATCACCACTCACACCATCGTGCTGCTGCAGTTCTCCTTGTAGAGCTATACATAGGTGATGTGATGAACATCAAGCGCGGGCAAATGGCAGGCTTCAGCAAGTTGAGCGCGTGCGGCGTGTTCATCATCGACGCCACGCTGCCGCTGCGCCTGTTCAGCTTCATCACCACGCACACCATCGTGCTGCTGCAGTTCTCCTTGTAGAGCTATACATAGGTGATGAATCATAATCATCACCTGGTAATGATTTTAGTCGCGTAGTCCAAAACTTGATTACTCGAAAATAGCATTATAGTCTTATTGAGATGTTGAACTAAATTGCCATCTTTATAGTCCACTTATATACGGATAATGTCACGTAGGTAATAAAGAGAAAGACAATCTATGCTTTTCCTTTCcctcatctatttatttacttcaataaCATCGCccacttataaaataacaaactgtaACAAAACAACAGCGTAGTTAGTGACAGCTCCCATCAAACACATGGCCAACGCAGCGTCGATGTAGAACAGGCCGCACGCCGACATCTTACTGAACGAACGGTTTATACGAATCACAGCCTTGCACAGGCGATGATGGCTCTCTGTAAGTAAGGACATaagtttaatgttattaattctGAACTCAAAAGTAAAGTTATTAGAAAACCGCCAGCAAATGAAATCAATGTAGAGCAGAGAAATGGGAGGAAAAGAACAATCATAAAGGTCAATGACTGGAACCTGTAAGATACTTACTTGGGCAGTTCCTGTTTATTACAAGTTGTATACACGTTGATTCTGCTTCCTCGACAGTTATGTAGAATCTCTCACAATAAATGCTGTATATGATCACAAAGGCCACACTCTTTGACATCCAAACAATTAAATCTATGACGTACATCGGCGAAACCTGTGAAAtcaacaacattatttaaagaATTATCTTACCACTATACAGATTCAATAGATAGGTATCTTTAAAATTACACCATTTAACTCACCCTACTGCTCACCAGTGCATTCTTCTTAAGGTTCATGATTATCAGATAAAAGAACGTTAAACTGCGTAAAAATGTGTCCAATACGTGACTTGCTGTCTGCAGAAATGAAACATTCATGAAGTAATGTCACTGGaagatttagaaataaattattcatcaaTGAACTTACCAGCAATTGATAAATAGATTTATACAAGTCAAATGCTTTCATAATATCTTTGTACACTCTAATTAAGTGACACACTTCATCTCCATCAAGCCCGTTGCTCAGATTTCTAATATTCAATATCCATTCATCGAAATAgactttcaataaaataataactctgatagcaataatataattgatgTAGAATGTGATAAACATAACATCACAGAGACAGTCACTTATATTTTCTATAAGACTAAAGCGAGCAAAGAATCCGTAATACATGACATAGATAAACAGATCAATACAAATAGTTGTACACAATGTAATCCAATTCCAAATAATAAACCTGCTGACTATCTTACTGCAATCAATGCTTCTATTAATAACTTTGAATATAGAAACAAGAATGATATGGTTGTGTGAATGCACAATGTCCAATATGTAACACAAGATAAAACCAAGCAAATAATCAGTGTAATAGAGACCACTAAGGAATCTAAGGAAGCAGTTTTCAGAATAAGACATAAGAGCATCTCTGATGTCTGCAGTG
The DNA window shown above is from Helicoverpa armigera isolate CAAS_96S chromosome 25, ASM3070526v1, whole genome shotgun sequence and carries:
- the LOC135118776 gene encoding uncharacterized protein LOC135118776; translated protein: FNTVFSVAHGLTNIAVVLQMRTVNDDQTIAIFIVMAQIWFLKDIILLACLSIACERLYVTAKELQSTLVVLIQRPGCSEARRRVCKNIKRFQKAGFSKLSACGVFMIDATLPLRLFSFITTHTIVLLQFSL